In Spirosoma pollinicola, the genomic window TCCATACCAAGCCCATTCGCTCGCTTCGATCTTGTTCGCACAGCCTTTTTGCGGCTAAGCCAGAACGCCCAACTACGAGGTGAACCCAACGACGAACGTTTGGTATCGGAATGCTTCGATGTAAGTCAGTTGTTTTTTCATTTCGACAAATTCCGCGATCAGTTGGAAATTATTCGTTGGAACAGGGAAGAGGATTTAGAAAAATTGGCTGATTCCAGGTCACAAGGTCATAAACGTTTTGGCAAAGCACTAAACCTGTTTCTGGATCAGGATGGTGGCACGGCCAAAACCGATAACGGCTATAATTTCCATAAACTAAAAAGCCTATTTATTCTGCGCTACAACGGAGAAAAGCAGTCGGTTGTGTTGGGAGGTACGTCGACGTCAACCCTATTTTTTAGTTCGCCCGAAGACTTATCGTTCATTGACGATCTGCAGTTAGGCAATTATAAACTCTTTACCCGAAACTTTTGCCCATTGCACCGGCGTAACGACCCGGATTTTCAGAAATTTTGGTATGGATTACTACGTCGTCCAAATTTTTCCGATTATTTCCCGGAAGTAGCCGCTTACCTGCGAAAAAGCCTAACGTTGCTTCAAACGGAGTTCAATGCGACATGGAAGGAAATTGGCAATGAAGCCGATTTGCTGGCCGGTGAAGCTTACAATAAACTGTTCGATGATCTGATTACCCCGGATGGCGGCTATCGCGTTGAAATTCTCGATGAATACTACGTAAAGAAGGCCAAAGCGAATGAGAGCCTGCTCACTAACAGTGATTTTGTGCTTCATTCCGACAAGTTTGATCGGATTTATGGTCCTACCGCTAAGAAGCCAATGCTCCTGCAACATAACTACCAGGGCAAACTCCAGTACACCCGCGACCTCTGGAATCCGGCCCAAGAAGTTAGCCCTTATGTTGAAGACAACTGGAGAGATAATAAACGAAAACTACCTGGGCAGGCCGACTATTACCCCTATCTTACGGTCAGCGATTTTCTGGAACCGTATATTATCCGATTGGTGTATCCGATCAATAGTGAGAAATTTTATGACGGTGGATTTTCGGGCAATGACATCACCAAAAGCTATTTGTTGCCGTTAACCGAAACTTTTTTTGATTTTTTCGATGTCGAAGATCTGTATGCCGGGCAGGGCCGGAAAGTGAGCGTCGATTTTCAGAGGCTCGGCTCCGATAGCGTCAAAGTAACACTAACTATTCCCTTGAAGAACAATGAGTTGCCAATTAAATTTGAGCGGACGTATTATGGTCTTGACGTATCAGGGAACCCGCAGTTAGCTGTTGAAAAAGAGAACAAAGGAGCCATTATGGAATGCCAGTTCGGGGTTAACCTAATGCCTTTTGTTCGTGTCGAAAATTCGGCCTTTACTCCAACGTATCACATACAGGTCATTGACCGGGACATCAGCTACTTTACGGTTGGGAACGATTATCAGCTTCGCTTTATCGACCGGCAGAACACGTCCATCGCACTTGGGCCAGACCAGCCCCGCGAAAGAAGCCGCAAACAGCAGGAAGATCGAAAAACGGCCACGACAAAATACTACCGACTTACCAAAAATTTCGAGTATATAGTCGTCCAAGTGAATGGCAAACGGGGCATTATCGTTCCAAGGTTCGATAAGGTAAGAAAAAGTGTTGGCAGTGAAAAATTCACTTTTGCCGTTGATTTTGGCACTACAAACACGCATATCGAGTATAAGACAATTAACAATCCTACTCCGCAAGCGTTCACGATTGGAGCGGCTGATGCACCCGTCGCTACGCTTCACGATCCGGCTTTTGTTGGCAAAGATTCCTCATTCAACGGCTCTGGAGCCGATAGCCTTTACAAATTAGTTCCAATTGAGTGGCTGCCCGATAGGGTTGGTCGCCCCGCGCCAGCTTCGTTTCCTACCCGCACAGCACTGCTCGAAAACCAGCCAAACTGGTCGCAGAATCTGTATGCATTCAGTGATTTCAATCCGGCTTTACTCTACGAGAAACAGAACCTTTCGGAGCCGTATCATATTGAAACAGACTTGAAATGGTCGAATTACAAACAGGATGACCATGAGGAAAAACGGGTCCGGGGTTATATCGAATCGTTATTACTGATGATTCGCAACAAAATCCTACTGAATGGCGGCAATCTGGCCGAAACAAAATTGGTCTGGTTTTATCCGCTTAGTATGCTAGAAACCAGGCGGGTATTTTTTGAAACACTCTGGAATGAGCAGTACCAATCCACTATCACTGATCAGAATTACCCACAGCGTATTCCCGAAAGCACTGCTCCCTATTACTGGTTTGGTAACAAGGTCAGTTCGGGTACATATCCGGCGGTTAGCATCGACATTGGCGGTGGCACCAGCGACGTAGTGATTTTTGAGGATGAAAAACCAACGCTCATTACCTCATTCCGATTTGCGGCTAATGCTATTTTTGGCGATGCTTTTGCCGAAGAGGGTGATGCTGACAGCAATGGCTTTGTGCGCCGGTACGAAGATGATATCCGCTCTAAACTCAAAGCCAATAACTTCACCGATCTAAGCAATGCTCTAGAAAGTATTCGAAACCGGCAGCGTTCAGTCGATATTGTGGCATTTTTCTTCTCCCTCAAAGATAATCAGGAGGTACAGCAGCGCGTCCAAATCGACTTCAACGAGATGCTAGCTAAAGACGAGCGGTTTAAGGTTGTATTTCTGATTTTTTACATGGCTCTGATTTACCACGTAGCCAGAATCATGAAAGCTAAACAGCAACCCATGCCACGTTACATTGCTTTTAGTGGAAATGGCTCCAAAGTACTAAGGATTCTAAGCACCAAACCCGCCCTACTATCTCAGTTAGCTCGGTGGGTATTTGAGAAAGTGTACGAAACGAACTATCACGAGGACGGGCTGGATATTGTGGTCGAGCAAAAAGAGCCTAAAGAAGCG contains:
- a CDS encoding acetate and sugar kinases/Hsc70/actin family protein; translated protein: MPTKPLTLHNQTNGEDWFSRGTEYGKREIEGISDGVGGNTKQPPTSIPSPFARFDLVRTAFLRLSQNAQLRGEPNDERLVSECFDVSQLFFHFDKFRDQLEIIRWNREEDLEKLADSRSQGHKRFGKALNLFLDQDGGTAKTDNGYNFHKLKSLFILRYNGEKQSVVLGGTSTSTLFFSSPEDLSFIDDLQLGNYKLFTRNFCPLHRRNDPDFQKFWYGLLRRPNFSDYFPEVAAYLRKSLTLLQTEFNATWKEIGNEADLLAGEAYNKLFDDLITPDGGYRVEILDEYYVKKAKANESLLTNSDFVLHSDKFDRIYGPTAKKPMLLQHNYQGKLQYTRDLWNPAQEVSPYVEDNWRDNKRKLPGQADYYPYLTVSDFLEPYIIRLVYPINSEKFYDGGFSGNDITKSYLLPLTETFFDFFDVEDLYAGQGRKVSVDFQRLGSDSVKVTLTIPLKNNELPIKFERTYYGLDVSGNPQLAVEKENKGAIMECQFGVNLMPFVRVENSAFTPTYHIQVIDRDISYFTVGNDYQLRFIDRQNTSIALGPDQPRERSRKQQEDRKTATTKYYRLTKNFEYIVVQVNGKRGIIVPRFDKVRKSVGSEKFTFAVDFGTTNTHIEYKTINNPTPQAFTIGAADAPVATLHDPAFVGKDSSFNGSGADSLYKLVPIEWLPDRVGRPAPASFPTRTALLENQPNWSQNLYAFSDFNPALLYEKQNLSEPYHIETDLKWSNYKQDDHEEKRVRGYIESLLLMIRNKILLNGGNLAETKLVWFYPLSMLETRRVFFETLWNEQYQSTITDQNYPQRIPESTAPYYWFGNKVSSGTYPAVSIDIGGGTSDVVIFEDEKPTLITSFRFAANAIFGDAFAEEGDADSNGFVRRYEDDIRSKLKANNFTDLSNALESIRNRQRSVDIVAFFFSLKDNQEVQQRVQIDFNEMLAKDERFKVVFLIFYMALIYHVARIMKAKQQPMPRYIAFSGNGSKVLRILSTKPALLSQLARWVFEKVYETNYHEDGLDIVVEQKEPKEATCKGGLKLSSSLKFDREDDGTNDEVNDKIKAVLIGTTDDKFVVRMGAQKDTYQKINEDNTTLNSVAEEVRAFIELLFKVNDDISLKDKFGIRTGDLETYKRTLLRDMGERVKNGFKDKKSKSDVTDPIEETLFFYPLIKGLNTLASELAN